One part of the Anopheles merus strain MAF chromosome 3L, AmerM5.1, whole genome shotgun sequence genome encodes these proteins:
- the LOC121600578 gene encoding ras-related protein Rab-23: MLEEELEIALKVIVVGNGGVGKTSMVQRYCKGIYTKDYKKTIGVDFLERQIEIDGEDIRIMLWDTAGQEEFDAITKAYYRGAQACVLTFSTTDRASFEAIREWKRKVENECSEIPTVLVQNKIDLMDQAVVSFEEAEALAHSLGCRLIRTSVKEDVNVATVFRYLATKCHQMMKQQYSQSAPISQPTISAFSPTFQSKAASNTITLTRPLVKRKPLQKRCGIF, encoded by the coding sequence ATGTTAGAGGAGGAGCTGGAGATAGCGCTGAAGGTGATCGTGGTCGGCAACGGCGGCGTCGGCAAAACCTCCATGGTGCAGCGGTACTGCAAAGGCATCTACACGAAAGACTACAAGAAAACGATCGGGGTCGACTTTCTCGAGCGGCAGATAGAGATCGACGGCGAGGACATACGGATCATGCTGTGGGATACGGCCGGCCAGGAAGAGTTCGACGCGATCACGAAGGCGTACTATCGGGGGGCGCAGGCGTGCGTGCTTACCTTCAGCACCACCGACCGGGCCTCGTTCGAGGCGATCCGCGAGTGGAAGCGGAAGGTGGAGAACGAGTGCAGCGAAATCCCGACCGTGCTAGTCCAGAACAAGATCGACCTGATGGATCAGGCGGTGGTGTCGTTCGAGGAGGCGGAAGCGCTCGCGCACTCGCTCGGCTGCCGGCTGATCCGCACCTCGGTGAAGGAGGACGTGAACGTGGCGACGGTGTTTCGGTACCTGGCGACCAAGTGTCACCAGATGATGAAGCAACAGTACAGCCAGTCGGCCCCGATCAGCCAGCCGACGATCAGTGCCTTTAGTCCGACGTTTCAGTCGAAAGCTGCCAGCAACACGATCACCCTGACGAGGCCATTGGTGAAGCGCAAGCCGCTCCAGAAGCGGTGCGGCATCTTCTAA
- the LOC121600575 gene encoding UDP-glycosyltransferase UGT5-like, whose product MAKIDRVLICVALSLFVVPLASSYRILGINTSPSRSHVIVQDALMKELARRGHHVTMVSPYPEPERIPNYRKITIPIDPWATDFTKIIFENTNSRWLMMQMMPYMLRASAVPVNKTLRSPEVQSVLKEPEGFDLLITGIMTDAAFGVSHQLGCPTVVVCPNAAMAVVNDMVGNPTPISTIPNMMLGLTHPMSFRDRLANLGGFLFDEVFSFVWKYYQRQTYEEHFPPGQYPSYEAVRKNVSLVFLNHHFTKGSPRPYVPAMIEVGGLQIKDKPSPLPEDVRQWIEGAEEGVIFFSLGTNLFSSSMPPEMLSAILQTFRTLKQRIIWKWDTQDMPNKPANVMLKDWLPQDDILAHPNVRLFIMHGGLGGIAEALFHGVPLVGIPMFGDQPVNLAKVEKEGWAYVLKHTEVTVETFSRAVNEVLHNPRYRDSVQRLSELFRDRPQSAMDTAVYWTEYVIRHKGAPHLRYPGADMNFCKRHSLDVLALLGLVAIVIFKVLQFGFRLCCSRKVIKLKRQ is encoded by the exons ATGGCTAAAATCGACCGGGTGTTGATATGTGTGGCCTTGTCGTTGTTCGTGGTCCCGCTAGCTTCTAGCTACAGAATATTGGGCATCAATACCAGCCCTAGCCGATCGCATGTGATTGTGCAGGATGCTCTTATGAAAGAGTTGGCACGCCGGGGCCATCACGTCACGATGGTGAGTCCTTACCCCGAGCCGGAGCGCATACCGAACTATCGTAAAATTACGATCCCCATCGATCCATGGGCAACAG ATTTCACGAAAATCATCTTCGAAAACACCAACTCCCGATGGTTGATGATGCAGATGATGCCATACATGCTGCGTGCCAGTGCCGTTCCGGTTAATAAAACGCTACGTTCGCCAGAGGTTCAGAGTGTGCTAAAAGAACCGGAGGGATTCGATCTACTCATTACCGGGATCATGACGGATGCTGCGTTCGGTGTGAGTCACCAGCTCGGCTGTCCGACTGTAGTGGTATGCCCGAATGCAGCGATGGCGGTCGTGAACGATATGGTCGGCAATCCAACACCGATCTCCACCATTCCAAACATGATGCTGGGTTTGACGCATCCAATGTCGTTCCGAGATCGGCTGGCAAACCTtggtgggtttttgtttgatgagGTTTTTTCGTTCGTGTGGAAGTACTATCAGCGGCAAACCTACGA AGAGCATTTCCCACCGGGACAGTATCCATCGTACGAGGCGGTTCGGAAGAATGTTTCACTCGTGTTCTTGAATCACCACTTCACCAAAGGTTCTCCACGACCGTACGTACCAGCGATGATTGAGGTTGGTGGATTGCAGATCAAAGACAAACCTTCACCCCTGCCCGAAGACGTGCGCCAGTGGATAGAGGGCGCGGAGGAGGGAGTTATCTTTTTCAGCCTCGGCACCAATCTGTTCAGCTCTTCCATGCCGCCGGAGATGCTGAGTGCAATACTGCAAACATTCCGCACGCTGAAGCAACGCATCATCTGGAAATGGGACACGCAGGACATGCCGAACAAACCGGCCAACGTGATGCTGAAGGACTGGCTACCGCAGGACGACATTCTAGCCCATCCGAACGTGCGGCTGTTTATCATGCACGGTGGATTGGGTGGCATTGCGGAGGCACTGTTCCACGGGGTACCACTCGTCGGCATACCGATGTTCGGCGATCAGCCCGTCAATCTGGCCAAGGTTGAAAAGGAAGGCTGGGCATACGTTCTGAAGCACACCGAGGTCACGGTGGAGACGTTCTCGAGGGCGGTTAATGAAGTGCTGCACAATCCACGCTATCGGGACAGTGTGCAACGATTGTCCGAGCTGTTTCGGGATCGACCCCAAAGCGCCATGGATACGGCCGTGTACTGGACGGAGTATGTCATACGGCACAAGGGAGCGCCCCATCTAAGATATCCGGGAGCGGATATGAACTTTTGCAAGCGCCATTCGCTGGACGTGTTGGCGTTGTTGGGACTAGTGGCAATAGTGATCTTTAAGGTACTCCAGTTTGGTTTTAGGCTGTGTTGCAGCAGAAAAGTGATCAAATTGAAGCGGCAATAG